Sequence from the uncultured Flavobacterium sp. genome:
CAGTTGAACTAATTTCTGAATGCGTTCTTCTGTAACCTCGTTTTCTTTTAAATGTCCGTTTGGATTATGTGCTCTTGAATTTTCCGGAATTGCGTTTAAATATTTATCCGTTAAAAGTCCTTGTGCCAAAGGCGAAAATGCAATACAACCAACTCCTTTTTCTTCGAGAACATCCAGCAAACCATTTTCTACCCAACGTTCCAACATCGAATATTTGGCTTGATGAATCAAACATGGCGTTCCCAATTGTTTCAAGACATCAACCGCAACACGAGTTTGCTCTGCCGAATAATTACTTATTCCAACATACAACGCTTTTCCGGATCTTACGGCATAATCAAGCGCCATCATCGTTTCTTCAATTGGGGTTTCGGGATCTGGACGATGCGAATAAAAAATATCCACATAATCGACTTTCATCCTTTTCAAACTCTGATCTAAACTTGACAATAAATATTTGCGGGACCCCCAATCTCCATAAGGTCCATTCCACATTGTATAACCCGCTTTTGTCGAAATAATAATTTCATCACGTAAATTTCCCTGAAAATTATGCCACAGAATTTTACCAAAATTAGTCTCTGCCGAACCTGGAACTGGTCCGTAATTATTCGCAAGATCAAAATGGGTAATTCCTTTATCAAAAGCTTCTACAGCAATAGATTCTGCATTGTCAAAATTATCAACTGATCCGAAATTATGCCACAATCCTAAAGAAATTTCAGGTAATAATAACCCGCTTTTTCCACATCTGTTATATTTCATTATTTTACTTTAATGGTTTGATAGTTTTATAGATTTTAAAGGTAGAAAAATATCAAAAGTTATTAATTCAAAAGTTGTGTTTTTTTTAATCGCGCAAAGGCGCAAGGACTATGAAAAAAAAGAAATCGCCACGAATTCACGAATGAATTGTTTAAAAATTCGTGAATTCGTGGCGAAAAAACTTTGCGTCTCAGCGCCTTTGCGAGATTTAAAACTTTTTATTCTTTTATCTCAAAACCACTTTCTAAACCATTCTCAGAATTTCCTCCAACCATGATTTTAAAAGTTCCTGGTTCTACTAAATAATTTCCATCATTATCATAGAAACCAAGTTCCTTATCTGTCAAAGTAAAAGTTACTGTTTTAGTTTCGCCTTTTTTCAAGTTAACTAACTCAAACCCTTTAAGCTCTTTTATTGGTCGAATAATACTCGCATATTCGTCATGAATATACAACTGAACGACTTCTTTTCCGTCATAATTACCTGAATTAGTAACCGTAACGTTCACTTGTACATTTTCTCCTTTTGCAAAAGCAGTTTTATTTAATTTCAAATCTTTATAATCAAATTTGGTATAACTTAAACCAAAACCAAACGGAAACTGAGGTGTTTTTGCAACATCAGTATAATGTGACCAAAACACATTTTTGTCAACATCTGTAGGCCTTCCTGTGCTGTATTTATTGTAATAAATTGGAACCTGACCTACATTTCTAGGGAACGACATAGGCAATTTTCCACTCGGATTATAATCTCCGTATAAAACCTGCGCAACAGCATTTCCGGTTTGAGTTCCCAATTGCCAAGCTTCAACAATAGCAGGAACATGTTCTGCAGCCCAAGGAATACTCAACGGACGACCATTATTTAAAACCAAAACAATATTTGGATTTACTTTATAAATTTCTTCTAACAATTCTTGTTGAACTCCAGGCAAATTAAGATCCGTTCTACTTCTGCCCTCGCCGCTTTGAAAACCATGTTCACCTAAAACCATCACAACAACATCGGCATTTTTGGCAGCTGTTTTTGCAGCCTCAAATCCGCTTTTATCAGTTGTATTAAAAATCACCTCATCCAAGAAACTTGTTTTTCCAACAATCAAATCAGCGCCTTTTTCAAACGTCAACTGATTGTCTTTATATTGCTGCATTCCTTCCAAAACCGAAACTGCAGTATTATTATCCGATGCAATTCTCCAACTTCCCAACGGACTATTTTTATCGTTTGCCAAAGCTCCAATCAAAGCAATTTTTTGACCTGATTTTTTTAGCGGAAGCAAATTCTTATCATTTTTCAACAATACGATTGACTTCTTCGCCATATCCAGAACACCATCATTATTGGCTTTACTTCCAACAACCGATTTTTCACGTTTCTCATCGCAATATCTGTAAGGATCGTCAAACAATCCCAATTCAAATTTGACACGCAAAATCCTGCGA
This genomic interval carries:
- the mgrA gene encoding L-glyceraldehyde 3-phosphate reductase, whose product is MKYNRCGKSGLLLPEISLGLWHNFGSVDNFDNAESIAVEAFDKGITHFDLANNYGPVPGSAETNFGKILWHNFQGNLRDEIIISTKAGYTMWNGPYGDWGSRKYLLSSLDQSLKRMKVDYVDIFYSHRPDPETPIEETMMALDYAVRSGKALYVGISNYSAEQTRVAVDVLKQLGTPCLIHQAKYSMLERWVENGLLDVLEEKGVGCIAFSPLAQGLLTDKYLNAIPENSRAHNPNGHLKENEVTEERIQKLVQLNEIAQNRNQSLAQMALAWLQKDKRITSVLIGASSVRQLNNNIDCLQSLEFSSDELNAIEKILS
- the bglX gene encoding beta-glucosidase BglX, whose amino-acid sequence is MKNQKIITIGIFALFTVGNMNAQKKPYLDKNKTVEERIDLLLPLMTLEEKVGQMNQYNGFWDVTGPAPKGGTAELKYEHLRKGWVGSMLTVRGVKEVRAVQKIAVEETRLGIPLIIGFDVIHGYKTLSPIPLAEAASWDLEAIKKSAAIAADEASASGINWTFGPNVDVANDARWGRVMEGAGEDPYLGSKIAIARVKGFQGETIADLAKVNTIAACAKHFAAYGYVEAGLEYNIVDISNSKLYNSVLPPFKATVDAGVRTFMNSFNTLNGVPATGNAFLQRDILKGKWKFDGFVISDYASIREMIAHGYAKDEDDATAKAVIAGSDMDMESYLYVAKLAALVKEGKVKEALVDDAVRRILRVKFELGLFDDPYRYCDEKREKSVVGSKANNDGVLDMAKKSIVLLKNDKNLLPLKKSGQKIALIGALANDKNSPLGSWRIASDNNTAVSVLEGMQQYKDNQLTFEKGADLIVGKTSFLDEVIFNTTDKSGFEAAKTAAKNADVVVMVLGEHGFQSGEGRSRTDLNLPGVQQELLEEIYKVNPNIVLVLNNGRPLSIPWAAEHVPAIVEAWQLGTQTGNAVAQVLYGDYNPSGKLPMSFPRNVGQVPIYYNKYSTGRPTDVDKNVFWSHYTDVAKTPQFPFGFGLSYTKFDYKDLKLNKTAFAKGENVQVNVTVTNSGNYDGKEVVQLYIHDEYASIIRPIKELKGFELVNLKKGETKTVTFTLTDKELGFYDNDGNYLVEPGTFKIMVGGNSENGLESGFEIKE